A single window of Vespa crabro chromosome 23, iyVesCrab1.2, whole genome shotgun sequence DNA harbors:
- the LOC124432113 gene encoding protein lines, producing the protein MVLWRCLHFPPVSTMEEPAKKKQRLENSNDGRESFTDIQCFQNSLLAQCLCNIPESSLRKPFTTATVEMADGSFRPIVLSEWEPDHTLEFLSALQLLFDLAIKQNTRGVMCSRVADVCDALARNEHGIIDQIIDLSSTTNKFISFVASRVLASFFIVTKDNIEVAWLERLTQSLVNTHSPSQMVFTLDIVKRVVEHKDCSIHPLEETDSLVPPSSCNTITISDTESFDSTSIKAMCVKVLESKWTILVSKFDAILASYTPQHESAVVTFLDLWESIISVKANLSVIDTKLFYSQLDNLVLLLNANVPGIIWRHLLGLFNEVLCYGSTLALQDVLPDEPCSLAHLIVRAVKDWRLLDSLPYRHGSGRFGGGSGEGDRPLLQKIVLLVLKSVAVTVKETRSDSSDSSLGSEAEDLDADMAVIERSIREVLRQLDQCVKTLMPFHPEMPLSQWVVQMFHDQDDFLIEGMVCCLDVAVGLFYRGPPQNDLGHMLSPTLTFIQFIHAVSHDPDVLLDLLVSNETCFLLYLLRFLKYIRRNWPEFVSCCGRELDDTMTILIRLRLAIDRLVSKALFPYNINPVLRLLEKCESFYEGNIDN; encoded by the coding sequence ATGGTGCTTTGGCGCTGTCTTCATTTTCCTCCTGTCAGCACAATGGAGGAACctgcaaaaaagaaacaacgtcTTGAGAATAGTAATGATGGAAGAGAATCATTCACTGATATACAATGTTTTCAGAACAGTTTATTAGCTCAATGTTTATGCAACATACCAGAGAGTAGCTTGCGTAAACCATTTACCACTGCAACAGTGGAAATGGCAGATGGTAGTTTTCGTCCTATAGTATTATCAGAATGGGAACCTGATCATACTTTGGAATTTCTAAGCGCCTTGCAGCTTCTTTTTGATTTGGCCATTAAACAGAATACAAGAGGCGTTATGTGCAGTAGAGTTGCGGATGTTTGTGATGCGTTAGCACGAAATGAACATGGTATTATAGATCAAATCATTGATCTTTCAAGTACAACCAATAAGTTTATATCGTTTGTTGCAAGCAGAGTTTTGgcttcattttttattgtaacaaAGGACAATATTGAAGTTGCTTGGTTGGAGAGACTTACTCAATCTTTAGTGAATACTCACTCTCCCAGTCAAATGGTATTCACTTTGGATATTGTGAAAAGAGTGGTAGAACATAAAGATTGCAGCATTCATCCATTGGAAGAGACAGACAGTTTAGTGCCACCGTCCAGTTGTAATACTATAACAATATCAGACACAGAAAGTTTTGATAGCACTTCAATAAAAGCTATGTGTGTTAAAGTACTAGAATCTAAATGGACTATATTAGTATCCAAATTTGATGCAATTCTTGCCTCGTACACACCACAACATGAGTCTGCTGTTGTAACATTTTTAGATTTATGGGAATCAATAATTTCTGTAAAAGCCAATTTATCGGTTATCGATACtaaacttttttattctcaattAGACAATTTGGTTCTGTTGCTGAATGCCAATGTTCCAGGTATAATCTGGAGACATCTTTTAGGATTGTTTAATGAAGTATTATGTTATGGTAGTACATTAGCACTACAAGATGTCTTACCTGATGAACCTTGCTCTCTAGCACATTTAATCGTTCGTGCTGTTAAAGATTGGAGATTATTAGATTCCTTGCCGTATCGTCATGGATCTGGAAGATTTGGAGGTGGTTCTGGCGAGGGAGACAGACCACTTCTTCAAAAAATTGTGCTCTTAGTTCTAAAAAGTGTTGCAGTGACTGTTAAGGAAACGCGCAGTGATTCTAGTGATTCTTCTTTAGGCTCAGAGGCGGAGGATCTTGATGCCGACATGGCAGTTATTGAACGAAGTATCAGAGAAGTTTTAAGACAGCTAGATCAATGTGTCAAAACATTAATGCCTTTCCATCCAGAAATGCCATTATCACAATGGGTTGTACAAATGTTTCACGATCAAGATGATTTCCTGATAGAAGGCATGGTCTGCTGCCTCGATGTAGCAGTTGGTCTTTTTTATAGAGGACCACCACAAAATGATTTAGGTCATATGCTTAGTCCAACATTAACATTTATACAATTCATACATGCTGTATCTCATGATCCAGATGTTTTATTAGACTTACTTGTTAGTAATGAAActtgttttttattgtatttactgAGATTCTTGAAGTATATCAGAAGAAATTGGCCAGAATTTGTATCATGTTGTGGTAGAGAGTTGGATGATAccatgacaatattaataagactTCGATTGGCAATAGACAGATTAGTGTCTAAAGCTTTGTTTCCCTATAACATCAATCCAGTTCTCCGTTTATTAGAAAAGTGTGAATCCTTTTATGAAGGTAACATAGATAATTAA
- the LOC124432114 gene encoding protein FAM98B: METDLLQALENVGYQGSLLQVDKMSKALELGPKSVDYTGLIAWLAEQIGTFINIDETINPTQTPDDASSFLLELSCFLKEIGCVNQNLTTGNVNQRLADKENRTLLIEILISELMACKLLQVKEKETDSTLEVIINESDTAKHLKNMLIALQFQKPPENITVQMLFTKLENKLKDVISKVPADLLGKPLIFGELSTDQWNKLSNVDKELHKEYEMRREMLLKRLDVTIQSFLWSERVRTLEKELNSRYHSGRGKMGTKPNVGIADLLAARDDLAVVEKTSNAAVRKNTRSNINKVIIGDVPDRGGRPYEQEPPPPEMPPWQKDRVPGPPSSGGYNRGGGGNTSGSGGRGGGGGGGGARGGGGGGGRGGGGYGGGRGGSSYGSGTSYGTGGMGSSYGNSGGGGCVNPRSGSGYGSSGGSNNYSIEVASNYGGTGGNYGERGGGRTNNYYTSGTGVTYGNNRVGGVSNSGACGNRSSGGYYDYNDPAGNYSQDYQQRSNSGRVQGGWNQTGNNSNRSNCQRDGYNRGRGWGNRQH, translated from the exons ATGGAAACAGATCTGTTACAAGCACTCGAAAATGTCGG GTATCAAGGCTCGTTACTTCAAGTTGATAAAATGTCTAAAGCTTTAGAGCTTGGACCAAAATCTGTAGATTATACTGGTTTAATTGCTTGGCTTGCGGAGCAAATAGGAAcgtttattaatatagatgAAACTATTAATCCTACTCAAACTCCTGATGATGCAAGTTCTTTCTTGTTAGAATTAAGTTGTTTCCTTAAAGAAATAGGATGCGTTAATCAAAATTTAACTACTGGAAATGTAAATCAACGATTAGccgataaagaaaataggacTTTGTTGATCGAAATTCTAATTTCTGAACTTATGGCTTGTAAGTTATTGcaagttaaagaaaaagaaactgacTCAACTTtagaagttattatt aatgaAAGTGATACTGCAAAACATcttaaaaatatgttaatagcATTACAATTTCAAAAACCACCAGAAAATATTACAGTGCAAATGCTGTTtacaaaattagaaaataaattaaaagatgtAATATCAAAAGTTCCTGCCGATCTTTTGGGCAAACCTTTAATTTTTGGTGAATTATCTACCGATCAATGGAATAAGCTTTCTAATGTTGACAAAGAATTACATAAAGAATATGAGATGCGCAGAGAAATGTTACTTAAACGATTAGATGTAACAATTCAATCATTTCtg TGGTCCGAAAGAGTGCGAACATTAGAGAAGGAATTGAATAGTAGATATCATTCGGGAAGAGGAAAAATGGGTACAAAGCCAAATGTTGGTATTGCTGATTTATTAGCAGCACGAGATGATTTAGCAGTGGTAGAGAAGACGAGTAATGCAGCCGTACGTAAAAATACTCGAAGTAACATAAATAAAGTCATTATAGGGGATGTCCCGGATCGTGGAGGAAGACCATACGAACAAGAACCTCCACCACCAGAAATGCCACCATGGCAGAAAGACAGAGTTCCAGGACCTCCATCTAG tGGTGGATATaatagaggaggaggaggcaaTACTAGCGGGTCAGGTGGtcgaggtggtggtggtggtggtggtggtgcaaGAGGAGGCGGTGGAGGAGGGGGTAGAGGAGGTGGAGGTTATGGTGGTGGTAGAGGAGGAAGTAGCTATGGGAGTGGTACTAGCTATGGGACTGGTGGAATGGGAAGTAGCTATGGGAATAGCGGTGGAGGCGGTTGTGTCAATCCTAGAAGTGGATCAGGTTACGGTAGCAGTGGTGGAAGTAACAATTATAGCATTGAAGTTGCCAGTAATTATGGTGGGACTGGAGGAAATtatggagaaagaggaggaggaagaactaataattattataccagTGGTACTGGAGTAACTTATGGAAATAATAGGGTTGGAGGGGTTTCCAATAGTGGAGCCTGTGGTAATAGATCAAGTGGaggatattatgattataatgatccTGCAGGAAATTATAGTCAAGATTATCAACAACGTAGTAATTCAGGTAGAGTTCAAGGTGGATGGAATCAAACTGGCAATAATTCCAATCGAAGTAATTGTCAACGTGACGGTTACAATCGTGGAAGAGGCTGGGGTAATCGACagcattaa
- the LOC124432110 gene encoding transmembrane channel-like protein 7, producing the protein MSGGERKKRGCDRAQGWEEAGAEFYQESYPAAIEADLQQAIRDPSHIATLLPSKKSRVATAKRICNDTKTTLRRRTSTRSRGTSTARRMSTNIHDAAVSMLPDLSENLSNEERTWEEIMQIKSMPVSMTQKIQLKNQLQSATKLRLQGFDQLKWQHRKVWQQFRARMKEAYSKMELWNDSMKKIGGNFGMGIVAYFLFIKWLMYLNTVLFLIIFCFIILPTILLEETEKDICLSNNNASVSCCSELYWNTTENTNRILEYTLLFYGSFTHKIYGADGSSIRYNLPLSYICTIITVFIISLVAIVRSAAKSFKERVVEGEGQFYQYCNLVFGGWDYCIQNEKSAAVKHKALHNEMKGFLEAERLEEERQNRTREEKTKLFALRFVVNILVLLILSGCGTFIYYIIEFSFDQVTLYSEEGQHNNIRYTPLHEIVHLFFEFLPYICIVALNIAVPFLFRYLIALENYSPLLVIRITLFRTIFLRLSSLIVLLTSFYKIVSLRVSDTECTNNEIRELLCWETFVGQQFFKLYTTDFFVQFFMTFFINFPRSLLARHTENKILRFVGEQEFDLSKHVLDIVYSQTICWLGCFFAPLLPMVAVIGTFLLFYVKKFACLVNCTPSSKVYRASQSNSFFMFILLISFILAVIPVGYSIAEIMPSKSCGPFRGLESVWTLLIFTFSQFPYWLQSILFFLGTAGFGIPAFVILVLLLYYYYAVSIANKHMVTVLKNQLVLEGHDKQFLLNRLSAFIKQQQDQNKYHQDQANELGTFS; encoded by the exons atgtctggtggagaaagaaagaaacgtggCTGTGATAGGGCACAAGGATGGGAAGAAGCTGGTGCTGAATTTTATCAAGAAAGTTATCCTGCAGCAATAGAAGCTGATTTACAACAAGCAATAAGAGATCCTTCTCATATTGCAACTTTACTTCCCAGCAAAAAATCTCGTGTCG ccACAGCCAAGCGTATATGTAATGACACAAAAACAACTTTGAGAAGACGTACTAGTACCAGATCACGTGGTACTAGTACTGCGAGACGTATGTCAACGAATATTCATGATGCAGCAGTTTCTATGTTACCAGATTTATCTGAGAATTTATCTAATGAAGAACGTACATGGGAAGAAATAATGCAGATTAAATCTATGCCTGTATCCATGACACAAAagatacaattaaaaaatcagTTACAG AGTGCAACAAAGTTGAGATTACAAGGATTCGACCAATTAAAGTGGCAGCATAGGAAAGTTTGGCAACAATTCCGTGCAAGAATGAAAGAAGCTTATTCAAAAATGGAGCTTTGGAATGATAGTATGAAAAAGATTGGTGGCAATTTTGGGATGGGCATTGtagcatattttttatttatcaaatggTTAATGTATTTGAAcacagttttatttttaatcatattttgtttcattatattGCCAACAATATTGTtggaagaaacagaaaaggaTATAtgtttatctaataataatgcaaGTGTATCTTGTTGTTCTGAATTATATTGGAACACAACTGAGAATACCAATAGGATTTTAGAATACACATTGTTATTTTATGGCTCATTTACGCACAAGATCTATGGTGCAGATGGTTCTTCCATTCGTTATAATTTaccattatcatatatttgtactattattactgtttttattatcagttTAGTGGCAATTGTCAGATCAGCTGCTAAAAGTTTTAAGGAAAGAGTTGTTGAAGGTGAGGGACAATTTTACCAATATTGTAATTTAGTTTTTGGAGGATGGGATTATTGcattcaaaatgaaaaatctgcTGCTGTTAAACATAAAGCTTTGCACAATGAAATGAAAGGATTTTTAGAGGCAGAGAGATTGGAGGAAGAAAGGCAAAATCGTAcgcgagaagaaaaaacgaaattgtTTGCCTTACGTTTTGTAGTTAATATATtagttttgttaatattaagtGGCTGtggtacatttatttattacataatagaattttctttcgaccAAGTTACGTTGTATTCGGAAGAAGGACaacataacaatattagatACACTCCTCTTCATGAGATTGtgcatttattttttgaatttcttcCATATATTTGCATTGTTGCTCTCAATATTGCagttccatttttatttcgatatttaataGCCTTGGAAAATTATAGTCCATTGCTTGTTATACGTATAACATTATTTCGTACTATTTTTTTAAGGCTTTCTTCTTTGATCGTATTGTTAACATCTTTTTACAAAATCGTATCACTTAGAGTGTCTGATACAGAATGTACAAATAATGAAATCAGAGAACTACTTTGCTGGGAGACATTTGTTGGTCAACAATTCTTTAAACTGTACACCACAGATTTCTTTGTACAATTCTTTATgacatttttcattaatttcccTAGGTCTCTTTTAGCACGTCatacagaaaataaaatactacGATTTGTAGGTGAGCAAGAATTTGACTTAAGCAAACATGTATTGGACATTGTATATTCGCAAACAATTTGTTGGCTTGGTTGTTTTTTTGCACCTTTATTGCCAATGGTAGCTGTAATCGGtacctttttattgttctatGTAAAAAAGTTTGCTTGCTTAGTGAATTGTACACCGTCAAGTAAAGTATACAGAGCAAGTCAAtccaattcattttttatgtttattttattaatatcttttattttagctGTAATTCCAGTTGGATATTCCATAGCTGAAATTATGCCTTCAAAGTCTTGTGGGCCATTCAGAGGCTTAGAATCAGTTTGGACattgttaatttttacattttcacaATTTCCTTATTGGCTGCAatctatactttttttcttaggAACTGCTGGTTTTGGAATACCAGCTTTTGTTATCCTTGTTttgcttttatattattattatgcagtATCTATAGCGAATAAGCACATGGTTACagtattaaaaaatcaattagttTTAGAGGGTCATGATAAACAATTTCTATTGAATAGACTCAGTGCTTTTATCAAGCAACAACAAGATCAGAATAAATATCATCAGGACCAGGCAAATGAATTAGGCACCTTTTCATAA